The Deinococcus koreensis genome window below encodes:
- the galE gene encoding UDP-glucose 4-epimerase GalE, with translation MKILVVGGAGYIGSHTVRQLGAAGHEVVVLDNLSSGHAEALPAGVELVRADLLDAGAVKTALQAHQPEAVIHFAALIEVGESMRAPGRYYRNNVVGSLNLLQAIVETRKIPLVFSSTAAVYGTTDAVPIPEDAPMQPESVYGETKLMTERMIHAFHVAHGLPYTILRYFNVCGASPVGDIGEAHAGQTHLIELACLTALGVREKMMIYGEDYPTPDGTCIRDYVHVQDLADAHVLALEALQAGRHDAATYNVGLGHGFSVKEVLDAVDTVVGTPLRREVGDRRAGDPPRLVADASRIVQDLGFSPKFTDLKEIVQTAWNWHRGHPDGFRKERV, from the coding sequence ATGAAGATTCTGGTGGTCGGTGGAGCGGGGTATATCGGGTCGCACACGGTGCGTCAACTTGGGGCGGCGGGACATGAGGTCGTGGTGCTGGACAACCTCAGCAGCGGGCACGCCGAGGCGCTGCCGGCGGGCGTGGAACTCGTCCGGGCCGACCTGCTGGACGCCGGGGCCGTGAAGACCGCGCTCCAGGCCCATCAGCCCGAGGCCGTGATCCACTTTGCCGCGCTGATCGAGGTGGGCGAGAGTATGCGCGCGCCGGGGCGTTACTACCGCAACAACGTGGTGGGCAGCCTGAACCTGCTGCAGGCCATCGTGGAGACCCGCAAGATTCCGCTGGTGTTCTCCAGCACGGCCGCCGTGTACGGCACCACCGACGCCGTGCCCATCCCCGAGGACGCGCCCATGCAGCCCGAGAGCGTGTACGGCGAGACCAAGCTGATGACCGAGCGCATGATCCACGCCTTCCACGTGGCGCACGGCCTGCCGTATACCATCCTGCGGTACTTCAACGTGTGCGGCGCCTCTCCTGTCGGCGATATCGGCGAGGCCCACGCAGGCCAGACCCACCTGATCGAGCTGGCCTGCCTGACCGCCCTGGGCGTGCGCGAGAAGATGATGATCTACGGCGAGGACTACCCTACCCCCGACGGCACCTGTATCCGCGACTACGTACATGTGCAGGATCTGGCCGACGCGCATGTGCTGGCCCTCGAGGCGCTGCAGGCCGGCAGACACGACGCCGCGACCTACAACGTGGGCCTGGGCCACGGCTTTTCCGTGAAGGAGGTGCTGGACGCCGTGGACACCGTGGTCGGCACGCCCCTGAGGCGCGAGGTGGGCGACCGCCGCGCCGGCGACCCGCCCCGCCTGGTGGCCGACGCCTCGCGCATCGTGCAGGATCTGGGCTTCTCCCCGAAGTTCACCGACCTGAAGGAGATCGTGCAGACCGCCTGGAACTGGCACCGGGGGCACCCGGACGGCTTCAGGAAAGAGCGTGTTTGA
- a CDS encoding quinone-dependent dihydroorotate dehydrogenase, with amino-acid sequence MYRRLARPLLFRLDAEDAHHLTIRALEAASRVPAWPALARRLSAPTDARLSQTLWGQSFASPVGLAAGLDKNGVAVPAFAALGFGFLEVGTVTPLPQSGNDRPRLFRLPSDQALINRMGFNNEGAAALHARLAALRTRDVPVWVNIGRNKATGNDEATLDYLKCVRALQGVADAFVVNVSSPNTPGLRALQAADELGALVRAVVQEVEAGRVAALRAPPVLVKLAPDLHPADFEASVGATLEAGAQGLILSNTTLSREGLGHPHREQAGGLSGQPLTLRSTGLVRDAYRLTRGRVPIVGVGGVFTPENVYAKLRAGANLVEVYTALVYGGPGLVRGLNRGLSRMLERDGVRNIAELIGTDG; translated from the coding sequence ATGTACCGCCGCCTCGCCCGACCCCTGCTCTTCCGCCTCGACGCCGAGGACGCCCACCACCTGACGATCAGGGCGCTTGAAGCCGCCTCGCGCGTGCCCGCCTGGCCCGCCCTGGCCCGGCGCCTGAGCGCGCCGACCGACGCCCGGCTCTCGCAGACCCTGTGGGGGCAGTCCTTCGCCTCGCCCGTGGGGCTGGCGGCGGGGCTGGACAAGAACGGCGTGGCGGTGCCGGCCTTCGCCGCGCTGGGCTTCGGCTTTCTGGAGGTCGGTACGGTCACGCCGCTGCCCCAGAGCGGCAACGACCGGCCCCGGCTGTTCCGCCTGCCCAGCGATCAGGCGCTGATCAACCGCATGGGCTTCAACAACGAGGGCGCCGCCGCCCTGCACGCCCGGCTGGCGGCCCTGCGGACGCGAGACGTGCCGGTGTGGGTGAACATCGGCCGGAACAAGGCCACAGGGAACGACGAGGCCACCCTGGACTACCTGAAGTGCGTGCGGGCCCTGCAGGGCGTGGCCGACGCCTTCGTGGTCAACGTGAGCAGCCCGAACACGCCGGGGCTGCGCGCCCTCCAGGCCGCCGACGAGCTGGGGGCCCTGGTGCGCGCGGTGGTGCAGGAGGTTGAGGCGGGCCGGGTGGCGGCCCTGCGCGCCCCGCCTGTCCTCGTGAAACTGGCCCCGGATCTGCACCCCGCCGACTTCGAGGCCAGCGTAGGGGCCACCCTGGAGGCTGGAGCCCAGGGCCTGATCCTCTCCAACACCACCCTGAGCCGCGAGGGGCTGGGCCACCCCCACCGGGAGCAGGCGGGCGGCCTGAGCGGGCAGCCGCTGACCCTGCGCTCGACGGGGCTCGTGCGGGACGCCTACCGCCTGACCCGTGGGCGCGTGCCGATTGTCGGCGTGGGCGGCGTGTTCACGCCGGAGAACGTGTACGCCAAGCTGCGCGCCGGGGCGAATCTGGTCGAGGTCTACACCGCGCTGGTGTACGGCGGCCCCGGTCTGGTGCGCGGACTCAACCGGGGCCTGAGCCGGATGCTGGAGCGCGACGGCGTGCGGAACATTGCGGAACTCATAGGGACGGACGGCTAG
- a CDS encoding magnesium transporter CorA family protein — protein MPISALLFDAQGQDSEIDLGGGLPALDKHQLLWIDIQGEPGAPVETLLRALPLDERTCSALLSPGGRPSLHRHDSGVHLRISAVEKGLHHYRPVAVQIAVSENIVCTAHEEPVSFLTAFRGRLETDTQLGRLDSAAFLAVLLTEHIEGYVLQLAPLEDNIDRLDERILSEKRRERQHLETLVGLRRRVSELRRLLGAHRPVYVGLASPDFLIFQDDQPEAMLTRLLRQFEQTQEAVGQTRETVLGTFDLLMSSTGQRTNDVMRALTVVTVTLGIIAAVAGVMGMNFQADIFKAGNTGFRDVLLFSAGLSVLVVALGRWRGWL, from the coding sequence ATGCCCATCTCCGCCCTGCTCTTCGACGCCCAAGGTCAGGACTCCGAGATCGACCTCGGCGGCGGTCTGCCGGCCCTGGACAAGCATCAGCTGCTGTGGATCGATATCCAGGGCGAACCCGGGGCGCCGGTCGAGACGCTGCTGCGGGCGCTGCCGCTCGACGAGCGCACCTGTTCGGCCCTGCTGTCTCCGGGAGGCCGGCCGTCGCTGCACCGCCACGACTCCGGCGTCCACCTGCGGATCAGCGCGGTCGAGAAGGGGCTGCACCACTACCGCCCGGTCGCCGTGCAGATCGCCGTCAGCGAGAACATCGTCTGCACCGCGCACGAGGAGCCGGTCAGTTTCCTTACCGCCTTCCGCGGCCGGCTGGAGACCGACACCCAGCTGGGCCGGCTCGACTCGGCCGCCTTCCTGGCCGTGCTGCTGACCGAGCACATCGAGGGCTACGTCCTGCAGCTCGCGCCGCTGGAAGACAACATCGACCGGCTGGACGAGCGCATCCTGAGCGAGAAGCGGCGCGAGCGTCAGCACCTGGAGACCCTGGTGGGCCTGCGCCGGCGCGTGAGCGAGCTGCGCCGCCTGCTGGGCGCCCACCGGCCGGTCTACGTCGGGCTGGCGAGCCCGGATTTCCTGATCTTCCAGGATGACCAGCCCGAAGCCATGCTGACCCGGTTGCTGCGGCAGTTCGAGCAGACCCAGGAGGCGGTCGGCCAGACCCGCGAAACCGTGCTGGGCACCTTCGACCTGCTGATGAGCAGCACCGGGCAGCGCACCAACGACGTCATGCGCGCCCTGACGGTGGTGACCGTCACGCTGGGGATCATCGCGGCCGTGGCGGGCGTGATGGGCATGAACTTCCAGGCCGACATCTTCAAGGCCGGCAACACCGGCTTCCGCGACGTGCTGCTGTTCAGCGCGGGCCTGAGCGTGCTCGTGGTGGCGCTGGGGCGCTGGCGCGGCTGGCTGTAG
- a CDS encoding DUF5654 family protein: protein MNNSRAMLQTMITLASASLGLVAALAWNEAIKTTLKVLFNTGESLAGLYTYAVLATVLAIVVLVALARASARIGGEAAISREAEG from the coding sequence ATGAACAATTCACGCGCGATGCTGCAGACCATGATCACGCTGGCGAGCGCCAGCCTGGGCCTCGTGGCGGCCCTGGCCTGGAACGAGGCGATCAAGACCACCCTGAAGGTGCTGTTCAATACCGGCGAGAGTCTGGCGGGGCTCTACACCTACGCCGTCCTGGCGACCGTCCTGGCCATCGTGGTGCTGGTGGCCCTGGCCCGCGCCTCCGCCCGCATCGGCGGAGAGGCCGCCATCAGCCGCGAGGCCGAGGGCTGA
- a CDS encoding Imm7 family immunity protein gives MFEFHGWFNIRESPQWPGENSRENEIFGGLERLTGGFQWTVNNSSHHVQSDQNAVLDIGYMNGSCFIHLRGHKNHRSSYWDDIQTLLEWICREAPGSFGLLYWRDDEGDPPAEANNFQVIVMARGELTTRFDPFLSPTIPTIEDEWDGIS, from the coding sequence GTGTTTGAGTTCCACGGCTGGTTCAATATTCGGGAGTCCCCTCAATGGCCTGGAGAAAATAGTAGGGAAAACGAGATCTTCGGTGGCCTCGAACGGTTGACTGGTGGATTCCAGTGGACAGTGAACAACTCATCACATCACGTTCAATCCGATCAAAACGCTGTGCTAGACATCGGTTATATGAATGGTTCATGTTTTATACACTTACGCGGTCACAAAAACCACCGATCTTCATATTGGGATGACATTCAAACCCTTTTGGAGTGGATTTGCCGTGAGGCCCCTGGCTCGTTTGGCCTACTTTATTGGCGAGATGACGAGGGTGACCCGCCTGCTGAGGCAAATAACTTTCAGGTCATAGTGATGGCCCGTGGGGAGTTAACGACACGTTTTGACCCCTTCCTGTCTCCAACTATTCCTACAATCGAAGACGAATGGGACGGCATTTCGTGA
- a CDS encoding Rrf2 family transcriptional regulator: MWVSTKAQYGLRALIEIGREGGAAVPLKDVSERQGISQHYLEQIASNLRRAGFIRSVRGAHGGYRLARPATEINAYDVVTAMEGSIAPVSCVEDDHACDHQNVCGTQDLWFRVDAALRGVLGGTTLQDLIEESERAQHARLVQLEPTFLAPAR; this comes from the coding sequence ATGTGGGTCTCTACCAAAGCCCAGTACGGCCTGCGCGCCCTGATCGAGATCGGGCGTGAGGGCGGCGCTGCCGTGCCGCTCAAGGACGTGTCCGAGAGGCAAGGCATCAGCCAGCACTATCTGGAGCAGATCGCCAGCAACCTGCGCCGCGCCGGCTTCATCCGCAGCGTGCGGGGCGCCCACGGGGGCTACCGGCTGGCCCGCCCGGCCACCGAGATCAACGCCTATGACGTGGTGACGGCGATGGAAGGCTCGATCGCTCCGGTGTCCTGCGTCGAGGACGACCACGCCTGCGACCATCAGAACGTGTGTGGCACCCAGGATCTGTGGTTCCGGGTCGACGCGGCCCTGCGCGGCGTGCTGGGCGGCACCACCCTGCAGGATCTGATCGAGGAGAGCGAGCGGGCCCAGCACGCCCGACTGGTGCAGCTGGAGCCGACCTTCCTGGCGCCGGCCCGCTGA